A portion of the Streptococcus sp. Marseille-Q6470 genome contains these proteins:
- a CDS encoding DUF4956 domain-containing protein, with protein sequence MLNLFNSIFNNTTASADPFQLLLALLVSLVLGLALTWTYKYRTLYTREFAISLTLLPCLMTLVIFLVNGSLGTSIAVAGTFSLIRFRSATSGSRELIAIFLAMIIGLACGTGYLFLAILFTLFILGVWFLLEHQQIKTDNQRRRLLTITVANQEKIQGAIQSALGQFCSEVDMITINSTNAGDNLTIVYEVELKSDTDDFQVTSYLTQNIEQCDVTLTKKAKKRKNL encoded by the coding sequence ATGCTTAATCTATTTAATTCCATTTTCAACAACACCACTGCAAGTGCAGATCCCTTTCAACTACTGTTGGCACTTCTAGTCAGTCTAGTCCTCGGTTTGGCACTTACTTGGACCTACAAATATCGGACCCTCTATACCAGAGAATTTGCTATCAGCTTGACTCTGCTTCCCTGCCTCATGACCTTAGTTATTTTTCTAGTCAATGGAAGCTTGGGTACTTCAATCGCTGTAGCCGGAACCTTTAGTTTGATTCGTTTCCGTTCTGCAACTAGTGGTTCAAGAGAACTGATTGCGATTTTCCTTGCCATGATTATCGGTTTAGCTTGTGGAACAGGCTATCTCTTCCTAGCAATTTTGTTCACCCTATTTATCTTAGGTGTTTGGTTCCTTTTGGAACATCAACAGATTAAAACTGACAATCAACGTCGTAGACTTTTGACAATCACGGTAGCCAATCAAGAAAAGATACAGGGAGCTATCCAATCAGCTCTTGGCCAATTCTGCTCAGAAGTTGACATGATTACAATTAATAGCACTAACGCAGGTGATAATCTAACAATCGTCTATGAAGTCGAGCTAAAATCTGATACTGACGACTTCCAAGTGACCAGTTATCTCACACAAAATATCGAACAATGTGATGTAACTTTAACTAAAAAAGCTAAGAAGAGAAAAAACCTCTAA
- a CDS encoding sugar O-acetyltransferase, whose amino-acid sequence MKSEYQKMIAGEPYHPFDPELRALAQTARQKQASFNEEVDPLKGMEIIKGWFGSTGENLYINTRLVVDYGVNIHLGENFYSNWNLTMLDVCPITIGDNAMIGPNCQFLTPLHPLDPDERISGLEFGKPITIGKNFWAGGGVTVLPGVTLGDNVVAGAGAVITKSFGDNVVLAGNPARVIKEILVKEN is encoded by the coding sequence ATGAAAAGTGAATACCAAAAAATGATTGCGGGAGAACCCTATCACCCCTTCGACCCAGAATTGCGTGCTCTAGCACAAACAGCACGACAAAAGCAAGCCTCCTTTAACGAAGAAGTCGATCCACTAAAAGGTATGGAAATCATCAAAGGGTGGTTTGGGTCTACCGGAGAAAATCTCTATATCAATACTCGCTTGGTTGTGGATTATGGTGTCAATATTCATTTGGGAGAAAATTTCTATTCCAATTGGAATTTAACCATGTTGGATGTTTGCCCTATTACTATTGGTGATAATGCTATGATTGGTCCTAACTGCCAATTTTTAACCCCCCTACACCCTCTGGATCCAGATGAACGAATTTCAGGTTTAGAATTTGGGAAACCAATCACGATAGGTAAAAACTTTTGGGCAGGAGGCGGCGTTACTGTCCTTCCAGGCGTAACACTAGGGGATAATGTTGTTGCAGGAGCGGGGGCAGTCATTACCAAGTCCTTTGGTGACAATGTCGTTCTGGCAGGTAATCCAGCACGGGTTATCAAAGAAATTCTAGTTAAAGAAAATTAA
- a CDS encoding CshA/CshB family fibrillar adhesin-related protein, whose protein sequence is MKNDLFNDRISRFSIRKLHVGVCSVLLGTLVMLGTATGVGADEVTEEKQADGVAAKTEVDKAETPQTTEAAPAKEVTYQAEAAPAVSTEVKPELNSDKLAAYVAEIEANLANGKYSNKTDESVEILKVALANAKNALSSATSQAELDATYQSLVTTVNAKLKNKEKVVAEEKVATADKTEATTGKPAENTKPAEGTNSIANTGKNDPRNGKEIDKNTAFRADTAATTGVGADVVDATSTPKVEKPGFTTNINAADLASQISWLDFGDVANWTGTTTTSSGNLALQVGATYTKEIMPGYVVTIKVKSLKPFQATEIYKKRLEDRGATAAEKATYDPNAKNGYVNGNGNQSYTLPAFNAGEEAKVIADAQTRWTEIRGEGINTGTKKTTISSEFDGGNIGVQFEVSATFRGKVVKPAIVMADGESANPGELVMFTTNGEGWQHIGEWYKYGNKSTKTYIPQDTDNLFGPNPTTKIDGLNFYAVNLNQLRNSTQVGPDKKAVAWKYYGSADLTTAGLGTGVFGPNISSSSVAVPLVMTRGASEVGLYIASGGKQAAMLGFFPLDEGDAPESYGKAVHSIATVDGITGKKVNQPYLGHLSPDMDENNTLDWTGDDKATTADEGIDQLLPGDLKGKTNELIKMDRTKPGNYKISVEAHTGGAAQANIYGWVDFNQNGTFDEDERSDLTTITQDGTATLRFTKSKTYIDPSVNELGVRIRIAKNAKEIESPTGMAFSGEVEDFKTQITHPPKGEFKETTGPQGAKQTATVAFTARGLQGYSLTESAKIDETVAPYIVDANGNKATLDAEGYYVVPGQGKYKITANGKDVDVEFIPEDHFLGTADGISIRRTDSNGYDTGWSTKFPDKEANVDTVLKTMDGLYIPTVTPSEIEGVDKTSTDVQGATQTGTPTFNTTLTNANGEKIAVTPSLEYPAKLVDPATGQVTNATSVTVAGEGTYSINDATGEVTFVPEPGFTGTAKGITVSLTAPVGRDKDGTVRDEYLKTATAKYTPTVTPVTITPTDKVSEDVQNVPQTQTPTFELSNDKTAKITSKKLVDPATGQPTDETTVTVPGEGTYTIDPTTGAVTFTPEKDFVGTAKGVTVQATATITNANGKTATITAEASYTPTVKSAAPTAKPATSKDIQGATQTGTPTFAGSTVTVNGEEKAITIKDNSYTLLDKDGNEVTTTTAYAEDGTTPIGTFTIDPATGTVTFTPTDKSYTGKVTPVKVQAESSNGIKVDTTYTPEIVPVTPTATPAETTDIQGATQKGKPEFKGGTVTVDGVEKTVPINEDVPATFEDGSTTKTVEGVGTYTVAPDGTVTFVPEKTFVGKAPSVTVVREDMNGTKASATYTPTVTPVTPTAEDATSTDKQGQTQSGKPTFTPGNSNVPMDDDVPATFEDGSTTKTIPGEGTYTVAPDGTVTFVPEKSFTGTGTGVTVKRVDKNGTPVTAKYTPTVTPVTPTATPAESVAPQGVVQTGTVTFTEGDPVAPIDKDTITLLDENGQPAASVDAKSPEGKVIGTFTVDKETGVVTFTPTDKSYSGDVVPVKVQAKDANGTAVETTYTPKITPVVPTAEPATSTDIQGKTQTGKPKFTEGDPSVPMDDDVPATFEDGSTTKTIPGEGTYTVAPDGTVTFVPEKSFTGTGTGVTVKRVDKNGTPVTAKYTPTVTPVTPTAEDATSTDKQGQTQSGKPTFTPGNSNVPMDDDVPATFEDGSTTKTIPGEGTYTVAPDGTVTFVPEKSFTGTGTGVTVKRVDKNGTPVTAKYTPTVTPVTPTATPAESVAPQGVVQTGTVTFTEGDPVAPIDKDTITLLDENGQPATSVVAKSPEGKEIGTFTVDKETGVVTFTPTDKSYSGDVVPVKVQAKDANGTAVETTYTPKITPVVPTGEDVTSTDIQGKTQTGKPKFTEGNPSVPMDDDVPATFEDGSTTKTIPGEGTYTVAPDGTVTFVPEKSFTGTGTGVTVKRVDKNGTPVTAKYTPTVTPVTPTGEDVTSTDIQGQTQTGKPKFTEGDPSVPMDDDVPATFEDGSTTKTIPGEGTYTVAPDGTVTFVPEKSFTGTGTGVTVKRVDKNGTPVTAKYTPTVTPVTPTAEDVTSTDIQGQTQTGKPKFTEGDPSVPMDDDVPATFEDGSTTKVIPGEGTYTVAPDGTVTFVPEKSFTGTGTGVTVKRVDKNGTPVTAKYTPTVTPVVPTGEPATTIGPKGKEQSGKPTFKEGDSRVPMNDDVPATFEDGSTTKVIPGVGTYTVAPDGTVTFKPEPEFTGTAPSVTVVREDMNGTKASATYTPTVTPVTTFVDKDGKPIPGYPTADGEQPKAEIPGYRFVETKKLPNGDTVHVYEKITTTHVDENGNPIPGYPTEDGEQPKKDIPGYEFVKTVVDANGNIQHIYKKVVTPEQPEAPVKPAPAKENAPQLPNTGTKDNASLAALGLVGVLSGFGLIARKKKED, encoded by the coding sequence ATGAAAAATGATCTGTTTAACGACCGAATTAGTCGATTCTCGATCCGTAAGCTTCATGTAGGAGTTTGCTCGGTCTTACTCGGAACGTTGGTAATGCTCGGAACTGCTACAGGTGTCGGAGCTGATGAAGTAACTGAAGAAAAACAAGCTGACGGAGTTGCAGCTAAAACAGAAGTTGATAAGGCAGAAACTCCTCAAACTACAGAAGCAGCACCTGCTAAAGAAGTAACTTATCAAGCAGAAGCAGCACCTGCAGTTTCTACTGAAGTAAAACCTGAGCTTAACAGCGACAAATTGGCAGCTTACGTTGCTGAAATTGAAGCAAACTTGGCAAATGGTAAATACAGCAACAAGACAGACGAGAGTGTTGAAATCCTTAAAGTAGCTCTTGCTAATGCTAAAAATGCACTTAGTTCTGCTACAAGTCAAGCTGAGTTGGATGCGACTTATCAATCACTTGTAACAACTGTCAATGCTAAACTTAAAAACAAAGAAAAAGTTGTAGCTGAAGAAAAAGTAGCAACTGCTGATAAGACAGAAGCAACAACTGGAAAACCTGCAGAAAACACAAAACCAGCTGAAGGTACAAACTCAATTGCGAATACAGGTAAAAATGACCCTCGTAATGGTAAAGAGATTGACAAGAATACTGCCTTCCGTGCAGATACAGCAGCTACTACTGGAGTTGGGGCAGATGTTGTAGACGCAACATCAACTCCAAAGGTAGAAAAACCGGGATTTACGACAAATATTAATGCTGCTGACCTAGCCAGCCAAATTTCATGGCTAGACTTTGGTGATGTAGCCAACTGGACAGGAACAACGACGACATCGAGTGGGAATCTTGCCCTTCAAGTTGGTGCTACCTATACTAAGGAAATTATGCCGGGTTATGTGGTTACCATCAAAGTAAAATCTTTGAAACCCTTCCAAGCGACTGAAATCTACAAAAAGCGTTTAGAAGACCGAGGAGCGACAGCTGCTGAAAAAGCAACCTATGATCCAAATGCAAAAAATGGTTATGTGAATGGAAATGGGAATCAGTCGTATACTCTGCCAGCATTTAATGCCGGTGAAGAAGCTAAAGTTATAGCAGATGCTCAAACCCGTTGGACAGAAATAAGAGGTGAAGGCATCAATACTGGGACTAAAAAAACAACCATCAGTTCCGAGTTTGACGGTGGGAATATCGGTGTTCAGTTTGAAGTTTCTGCAACCTTCCGTGGAAAAGTGGTCAAACCTGCCATTGTCATGGCGGATGGTGAGTCTGCTAACCCTGGTGAATTGGTTATGTTCACCACAAACGGAGAAGGTTGGCAACATATTGGTGAGTGGTATAAATATGGAAATAAATCTACTAAAACTTATATTCCACAAGATACAGACAATTTATTTGGTCCAAATCCTACCACTAAAATAGATGGCTTGAATTTCTATGCGGTGAACCTTAATCAACTTCGTAATAGTACTCAAGTCGGACCAGACAAAAAAGCAGTTGCTTGGAAATATTATGGAAGTGCCGATTTAACAACTGCAGGTCTCGGAACAGGAGTCTTCGGACCAAATATTTCTTCAAGTAGTGTTGCTGTTCCCCTTGTTATGACACGTGGGGCTTCTGAAGTTGGTTTATATATCGCTTCAGGTGGGAAACAGGCAGCTATGCTTGGTTTCTTCCCACTTGATGAAGGAGATGCTCCTGAATCATACGGCAAGGCAGTTCATTCAATTGCAACTGTTGATGGGATTACCGGTAAGAAAGTAAACCAACCTTATCTCGGCCACTTGAGTCCTGATATGGATGAAAACAATACTCTTGATTGGACGGGTGATGACAAGGCGACCACTGCGGATGAAGGCATCGACCAATTGCTTCCAGGTGATCTTAAAGGGAAAACCAATGAGCTGATCAAGATGGACCGTACCAAACCAGGTAATTATAAGATTTCTGTTGAAGCACATACTGGAGGAGCTGCGCAGGCAAATATCTATGGTTGGGTTGACTTCAATCAAAATGGAACCTTCGATGAAGATGAACGGTCTGATTTAACAACCATTACCCAAGATGGAACGGCTACGTTAAGATTTACAAAGAGTAAAACCTATATTGATCCTAGTGTCAATGAATTGGGTGTTCGGATCCGTATCGCTAAGAATGCTAAAGAAATTGAGAGTCCAACTGGTATGGCCTTTTCAGGGGAAGTTGAGGACTTCAAGACTCAAATCACCCATCCACCAAAAGGAGAATTCAAAGAAACAACTGGTCCTCAAGGTGCTAAACAAACTGCAACTGTAGCCTTTACTGCTCGAGGTTTGCAAGGCTATAGCTTAACTGAATCAGCAAAAATTGATGAAACAGTAGCACCATACATTGTCGATGCAAATGGGAACAAGGCTACTTTGGATGCTGAAGGCTACTATGTCGTACCAGGTCAAGGTAAATATAAGATTACCGCAAATGGTAAAGACGTAGATGTGGAATTCATCCCAGAAGATCACTTCCTTGGAACAGCTGATGGAATTTCAATCCGTCGTACAGATAGTAATGGCTACGATACTGGTTGGTCAACTAAATTCCCAGATAAGGAAGCCAACGTTGATACAGTATTAAAAACAATGGATGGTCTTTACATCCCAACAGTAACTCCAAGTGAAATTGAAGGTGTTGATAAGACTTCAACTGATGTCCAAGGCGCAACTCAAACAGGTACACCAACTTTTAACACAACTCTTACAAATGCTAATGGTGAAAAGATTGCTGTCACTCCAAGCTTGGAGTATCCTGCTAAACTAGTGGACCCAGCAACTGGACAAGTCACCAACGCAACTTCTGTAACAGTAGCGGGAGAAGGAACATACTCAATCAATGATGCTACAGGAGAAGTTACCTTTGTTCCAGAACCAGGATTTACTGGTACTGCAAAAGGTATTACTGTATCATTGACTGCACCTGTCGGAAGAGATAAAGATGGAACAGTTCGTGATGAATACCTCAAGACTGCTACGGCTAAGTACACACCAACTGTAACTCCAGTTACAATCACACCAACAGATAAAGTGTCTGAGGACGTCCAAAACGTTCCACAAACTCAAACTCCTACATTTGAGTTGAGCAACGATAAGACTGCGAAAATCACAAGTAAGAAATTGGTAGATCCAGCAACTGGTCAACCTACTGATGAAACTACTGTGACTGTTCCAGGAGAAGGAACTTACACTATTGATCCTACTACAGGAGCGGTAACATTTACGCCAGAAAAAGACTTTGTCGGTACTGCAAAAGGAGTAACTGTTCAGGCAACTGCTACTATTACAAATGCTAATGGTAAGACTGCAACCATCACTGCTGAAGCAAGCTACACACCAACTGTAAAATCAGCTGCTCCAACAGCGAAACCAGCTACATCTAAAGATATCCAAGGTGCAACTCAAACAGGAACACCAACCTTTGCAGGTTCAACTGTTACTGTAAACGGTGAAGAAAAAGCTATCACTATTAAAGATAACAGCTACACACTTTTGGATAAAGATGGTAATGAAGTTACAACTACAACAGCTTATGCTGAAGATGGAACAACACCAATCGGTACATTCACAATTGACCCAGCAACTGGTACTGTAACCTTCACACCAACTGATAAATCTTATACAGGTAAGGTAACACCAGTTAAGGTTCAAGCTGAAAGCTCAAACGGAATCAAAGTTGATACAACTTACACTCCTGAGATTGTTCCAGTAACACCAACTGCAACACCAGCTGAAACTACTGACATCCAAGGTGCAACTCAAAAAGGTAAGCCTGAATTCAAGGGCGGAACTGTTACAGTTGATGGAGTAGAAAAAACTGTTCCAATCAACGAAGATGTTCCAGCAACATTTGAAGATGGATCTACAACTAAGACTGTTGAAGGTGTTGGTACTTACACAGTAGCACCAGATGGAACAGTAACATTTGTTCCTGAAAAAACATTTGTTGGTAAAGCTCCATCAGTGACAGTTGTTCGTGAAGATATGAACGGAACAAAAGCTTCTGCAACATACACACCAACAGTAACCCCAGTAACACCAACAGCTGAAGATGCTACTTCAACTGATAAACAAGGTCAAACACAATCAGGTAAACCAACATTCACACCAGGTAACTCAAACGTACCAATGGATGATGATGTTCCAGCAACATTCGAAGATGGTTCAACAACTAAGACTATCCCAGGTGAAGGAACATACACAGTAGCACCAGACGGAACAGTTACATTTGTACCAGAAAAATCATTCACAGGAACAGGAACAGGCGTGACTGTTAAACGTGTAGATAAGAACGGTACCCCAGTAACAGCTAAGTACACACCAACTGTAACTCCAGTAACACCAACTGCAACTCCAGCTGAATCAGTTGCACCTCAAGGTGTGGTTCAAACTGGTACTGTTACATTCACAGAAGGTGACCCAGTTGCACCAATCGACAAGGATACCATTACTCTTCTTGACGAAAATGGTCAACCAGCAGCTTCAGTAGATGCTAAATCACCAGAAGGTAAAGTTATCGGTACCTTCACAGTTGATAAGGAAACAGGTGTTGTAACCTTCACTCCGACTGACAAGTCATACTCAGGTGATGTTGTTCCAGTTAAGGTTCAAGCTAAAGATGCTAACGGTACTGCAGTAGAAACAACTTACACACCTAAGATTACTCCAGTAGTTCCAACAGCAGAACCAGCAACTTCAACAGATATCCAAGGTAAGACACAAACAGGAAAACCTAAGTTTACAGAAGGTGATCCAAGTGTACCAATGGATGACGATGTTCCAGCAACATTTGAAGATGGTTCAACAACTAAGACTATCCCAGGTGAAGGAACATACACAGTAGCTCCAGACGGAACTGTTACATTTGTACCAGAAAAATCATTCACAGGAACAGGAACAGGCGTGACTGTTAAACGTGTAGATAAGAATGGTACACCAGTAACAGCTAAGTACACACCAACAGTAACACCGGTAACACCAACAGCTGAAGATGCTACTTCAACTGATAAACAAGGTCAAACACAATCAGGTAAACCAACCTTTACACCAGGTAACTCAAACGTACCAATGGATGATGATGTTCCAGCAACATTCGAAGATGGTTCAACAACTAAGACTATCCCAGGTGAAGGAACTTACACAGTAGCACCAGACGGAACAGTTACATTCGTACCAGAAAAATCATTCACAGGAACAGGAACAGGCGTGACTGTTAAGCGTGTAGATAAGAACGGTACACCAGTAACAGCTAAGTACACACCAACAGTGACGCCAGTAACACCAACAGCAACTCCAGCTGAATCAGTAGCACCTCAAGGTGTGGTTCAAACTGGTACTGTTACCTTCACAGAAGGTGACCCAGTTGCACCAATCGACAAGGATACCATTACTCTTCTTGACGAAAATGGTCAACCAGCTACATCAGTAGTTGCTAAATCACCAGAAGGCAAAGAAATCGGTACTTTCACAGTTGATAAGGAAACAGGTGTTGTAACATTCACACCAACTGACAAGTCATACTCAGGTGATGTTGTTCCAGTTAAGGTTCAAGCTAAAGATGCTAACGGTACTGCTGTAGAAACAACATACACACCTAAGATTACTCCAGTAGTTCCAACAGGTGAAGATGTTACATCAACAGATATCCAAGGTAAGACACAAACAGGTAAACCTAAGTTTACAGAAGGTAATCCAAGTGTACCAATGGATGACGATGTTCCAGCAACATTTGAAGATGGTTCAACAACTAAGACTATCCCAGGTGAAGGAACTTACACAGTAGCACCAGACGGAACAGTTACATTTGTACCAGAAAAATCATTCACAGGAACAGGAACAGGCGTGACTGTTAAACGTGTAGATAAGAACGGTACCCCAGTAACAGCTAAGTACACACCAACTGTGACTCCAGTAACACCAACAGGTGAAGATGTTACATCAACAGATATCCAAGGTCAAACACAAACAGGTAAACCTAAGTTTACAGAAGGTGATCCAAGTGTACCAATGGATGACGATGTCCCAGCAACATTTGAAGATGGTTCAACAACTAAGACTATCCCAGGTGAAGGAACTTACACAGTAGCACCAGACGGAACAGTTACATTCGTACCAGAAAAATCATTCACAGGAACAGGAACAGGCGTGACTGTTAAACGTGTAGATAAGAACGGTACCCCAGTAACAGCTAAGTACACACCAACTGTAACTCCAGTAACACCAACAGCTGAAGATGTTACATCAACAGATATCCAAGGCCAAACACAAACAGGTAAACCTAAGTTTACAGAAGGTGATCCAAGTGTACCAATGGATGACGATGTACCAGCAACCTTTGAAGATGGTTCAACAACTAAGGTAATTCCAGGAGAAGGAACCTACACAGTAGCACCAGACGGAACAGTTACATTCGTACCAGAAAAATCATTCACAGGAACAGGAACAGGCGTGACTGTTAAACGTGTAGATAAGAATGGTACCCCAGTAACAGCTAAGTACACACCAACAGTAACTCCAGTAGTTCCAACAGGTGAGCCAGCTACAACTATTGGACCTAAAGGTAAAGAACAGTCTGGTAAACCAACATTCAAGGAAGGTGATAGCCGTGTTCCAATGAATGATGATGTGCCAGCAACATTTGAAGATGGTTCAACAACTAAGGTAATTCCAGGTGTTGGTACCTACACAGTAGCACCAGACGGAACAGTGACTTTCAAACCAGAACCTGAATTTACAGGAACAGCTCCATCAGTTACAGTTGTTCGTGAAGATATGAACGGAACAAAAGCTTCTGCAACATACACACCAACAGTAACACCAGTTACTACATTTGTAGACAAAGATGGCAAACCTATCCCAGGTTACCCAACAGCAGACGGTGAACAACCAAAAGCTGAAATTCCAGGATACCGCTTCGTTGAAACTAAGAAATTGCCAAACGGCGATACAGTACATGTCTACGAAAAGATTACAACTACTCATGTTGACGAAAATGGAAACCCAATTCCAGGATATCCAACAGAGGATGGAGAACAACCTAAGAAAGATATTCCAGGATATGAGTTTGTGAAGACAGTTGTAGATGCTAACGGAAATATCCAACATATCTACAAGAAAGTTGTAACTCCAGAACAACCAGAAGCTCCAGTTAAACCAGCTCCAGCTAAAGAAAATGCTCCTCAATTGCCAAACACAGGTACTAAGGATAACGCTAGCCTTGCTGCTCTTGGTTTAGTAGGTGTCTTGAGTGGATTTGGACTTATTGCTCGTAAAAAGAAAGAAGACTAA